In Simplicispira sp. 125, one DNA window encodes the following:
- the sbcD gene encoding exonuclease subunit SbcD: MRILHTSDWHLGQHFMGKSRQAEHQALIDWLLAQVDTHAVDAVLIAGDIFDTGAPPSYARELYSDLVVKLHHAGVALLLLGGNHDSVATLGESRALLAVLSTTVVAAVGTPEDHVVVLPQRNGEPGCIVCAVPFVRPRDVLQSQAGQSAEEKQQSLQAAIQAYYQGVVDAGRAQQHALQNTLGRVVPLMATGHLTTVGASSNESVREIYVGSLDAFPTAAFPPVDYIALGHIHKPQKVGGLDHIRYCGSPIPLGFDEAKQQKEVLLVNLDASGLSAITALPVPRFQALASCSGNLATLAAAITAAAAEGSAQQPAWLEVTVAEDDYLTDLPARIGAMTQGLPVEVLRVRRQRANAAATLAAEALATLDELSPGDVFERRLALEDLAPELQQALAARFREVVTSLTEVAA, from the coding sequence ATGCGCATCCTCCACACCTCCGACTGGCACCTGGGCCAGCACTTCATGGGCAAAAGCCGCCAGGCCGAACACCAGGCGCTGATCGACTGGCTGCTGGCGCAGGTCGACACCCACGCCGTGGATGCAGTGCTCATCGCGGGCGATATTTTTGACACGGGCGCCCCGCCCAGTTATGCGCGCGAGCTGTACAGCGACCTGGTGGTGAAGCTGCACCACGCGGGGGTGGCGCTGCTGCTGCTGGGCGGCAACCACGACTCGGTGGCTACGCTGGGCGAAAGCCGCGCGCTGCTGGCCGTGCTGAGCACCACCGTGGTGGCCGCCGTGGGCACACCAGAAGACCATGTCGTCGTGCTGCCCCAGCGCAATGGCGAGCCCGGCTGCATCGTCTGCGCCGTGCCGTTTGTGCGCCCGCGCGATGTGCTGCAAAGCCAGGCGGGGCAAAGCGCCGAGGAAAAACAGCAAAGCCTGCAAGCCGCCATCCAGGCCTATTACCAAGGCGTGGTGGATGCGGGCCGCGCACAGCAACACGCGTTGCAAAACACGCTGGGCCGCGTGGTGCCGCTGATGGCCACCGGCCACCTCACCACCGTGGGTGCCAGCAGCAATGAATCGGTGCGCGAGATTTATGTGGGCTCGCTTGACGCCTTCCCGACCGCCGCGTTCCCGCCCGTGGACTACATCGCGCTCGGCCACATCCACAAGCCCCAAAAGGTGGGCGGGCTGGACCATATTCGTTATTGCGGATCGCCGATTCCGCTCGGTTTTGACGAAGCCAAACAGCAAAAAGAAGTGCTGCTGGTGAACTTGGACGCGAGCGGCCTCAGCGCGATCACCGCGCTGCCCGTGCCGCGGTTTCAGGCGCTGGCGTCCTGCAGCGGCAACCTCGCCACGCTGGCTGCGGCCATCACGGCAGCGGCCGCCGAGGGCAGCGCGCAGCAGCCCGCGTGGCTGGAGGTGACGGTGGCCGAAGACGACTACCTGACCGACCTGCCCGCCCGCATCGGCGCCATGACGCAAGGGCTGCCGGTGGAGGTGCTGCGCGTGCGCCGCCAGCGTGCCAACGCGGCGGCCACCCTGGCGGCCGAAGCGCTGGCCACGCTGGATGAGCTGAGCCCGGGCGACGTGTTTGAACGGCGCCTGGCGCTCGAAGACCTGGCGCCCGAGCTGCAGCAGGCACTTGCAGCGCGCTTTCGCGAAGTCGTCACCAGCCTGACCGAGGTGGCTGCATGA
- a CDS encoding dienelactone hydrolase family protein gives MHFQKTLCLATFIACVFFEPAIAQAQGPANKQPVSFKANTVIEADTLVSGDLTLPAGAVGKVAAVVVIHSAGGYEDPTRAPYVQALHQAGIATLELNLFSGGGRPKSSLMNLPQTFGALMYLAQLPQIDSEHIGIMGFSHGGLLSLLSASKKLNNDYTGGQFKFAAHLPLYPVCWAHLAAAEGKNPVYPQNVYVELTGAPVHILAGAKDDYDAPDSCQKFIAALPDAARSQVALTLYPDATHGWDTNTDKNYKDQAAHQGRGGYVRHFRSTATAQQSLDFSRQFFTTHLSTK, from the coding sequence ATGCATTTTCAAAAAACACTCTGTCTGGCCACATTCATTGCATGTGTTTTCTTTGAACCGGCCATTGCGCAGGCACAAGGTCCGGCAAACAAGCAACCGGTGTCGTTCAAGGCAAATACTGTGATTGAAGCGGATACCCTTGTTTCGGGCGATCTCACGCTCCCGGCAGGCGCCGTGGGAAAAGTCGCCGCAGTCGTAGTGATTCACAGTGCCGGCGGGTACGAAGACCCCACCCGCGCTCCGTACGTTCAAGCGCTCCATCAGGCCGGCATTGCGACGCTGGAGTTGAACCTTTTCTCCGGCGGCGGCCGCCCAAAATCATCGCTCATGAACCTGCCGCAAACATTTGGCGCGTTGATGTATCTGGCACAACTGCCGCAAATCGATTCAGAACACATTGGCATTATGGGGTTCTCGCACGGGGGGCTGCTGTCTCTTCTTTCGGCCTCGAAGAAGCTGAACAATGACTACACAGGAGGCCAATTTAAATTTGCAGCCCATTTGCCCTTGTACCCAGTCTGCTGGGCGCATCTGGCTGCTGCAGAAGGCAAGAATCCGGTGTATCCCCAAAATGTGTATGTGGAGTTGACCGGTGCGCCTGTGCACATTCTTGCCGGTGCCAAAGACGATTACGACGCCCCCGATTCTTGCCAAAAATTCATTGCCGCACTGCCAGACGCGGCTCGCTCGCAAGTTGCCTTGACCCTGTATCCCGATGCCACCCACGGCTGGGACACCAATACCGACAAGAATTACAAAGACCAAGCCGCCCATCAAGGGCGCGGCGGCTATGTACGGCACTTCCGGAGCACAGCAACAGCCCAGCAATCTTTGGATTTTTCTCGGCAATTTTTTACCACCCACCTGTCTACCAAGTGA
- a CDS encoding VOC family protein, which translates to MFSHVMVGVSDLEASKRFYDAVLGTLGVPPGVANKTRYFYRSAGGTFGITTPINGEPPCHGNGSTLGFTASSPEQADAFHAAGVANGGVACEDPPGFRGPEGGQMYLAYLRDPDGNKICALHRPPKAA; encoded by the coding sequence ATGTTCAGTCACGTCATGGTCGGGGTCAGCGACCTCGAAGCATCCAAGCGCTTTTACGACGCCGTCCTCGGCACCTTGGGTGTGCCGCCCGGCGTTGCCAACAAGACGCGCTACTTTTACCGCAGCGCGGGCGGCACCTTCGGCATCACCACCCCCATCAACGGCGAGCCGCCCTGCCACGGCAACGGCAGCACCCTGGGCTTTACAGCGTCGTCCCCCGAACAGGCGGACGCCTTCCACGCGGCGGGCGTGGCCAATGGCGGCGTCGCGTGCGAAGACCCGCCAGGCTTTCGCGGCCCCGAGGGCGGGCAGATGTACCTGGCCTACCTGCGCGACCCCGACGGCAACAAGATCTGCGCGCTGCACCGCCCGCCCAAGGCCGCCTGA